aggaagaggGGAAGGTTTGTGGGGAAAGATGATGAAATCTGGACAGGTTGAGTTTCAGGTGTCTACAAAACACAGCTTGAAACATCCGAAGGGCAATTGGAGATGTGAGACTAGaggtcaaaagaaaaattagggttatacaaagagatatgagaagcatctacatagagataattgaGACTGTGAGAGCGAATGAGATCCCcaagtaaaataatttagagaaatCCCTACAAGTTTTCCCAggcttctttgaattcttcaagCTCATAATTTCTCAGTCCAGCAAGATTCCATTATGTCCATTTACtctaatttgtttagctattctccaatagatgggaaTCTACTTTACAATTCGTTGCTCCTCCATAAATGTGCTACCAATATTTTAATATCTGTGgggtctttctttttgtctttgatcttGAAGTATGTGTCTAGTAGAGTGATCTATGGGTCAACAGTACCTATGGACATTTTAGCCCCCCTTTTTTTGCATGATTCCAAAATTCTTTCCCAAATGGTTGAACCAGTCCAGAGTTCCAGCATTAGGACATTAGTGTGTCTGTCTTTCCACAGCCTTTCCAGCACTGACCACTTCTTGGTCAATCTGCCAGTTTTCTGGGTATGAGGTAAAGCCTTAGAggtatttatttgcatttctcttattagtgatttggggTTTTGCTCATATGGTTATCAATAGTTTGTAattctaaaaaaatcaaaaataatttgtaattctttCGAGAACTGTTGGTTCATATTAATTGAAACATATCCATTCCCATAAACCTctctccactcccccccccctaaaaaaaaaaacccaacaaaaaactATTGTCTGGCCAAGTTTCCTAAGACTAAAGACTTCATGTAtaattctattaaatttcatctaattTGAGTCAGTTTGATGCCATaaccaaataatatatatttcgaTCCCAACTCTTTCATTCAATGTGTTAACTACTCCTTTCAGCTTTGTGGCATCTGAAAATATGAGCAGGCCATCTCTATCTTATCTAAGTCGTggataaaatgtgaaatagcaCAATCCCTGGGACACTCTTCTGGACACTTTCTTTCATGTTGATATTAACTCATTAAAGAATGACTCACTGGGTCAAGTTATTGGATAATAGTAATATCTAACATTTTAACAATGTTTTAAGGTTGACAAAGCCTAGTCttgtttgatccttacaacagctcTGCCAAGAAGgagctattactattattcttatatcaaagatgaagaaatgaagtgactttttTAGGATCACATAACTAAAACTCAGGACCTCCAGAGTTTGTCTGGCTACTTCTCCgcttgaacatatatatatatatatgtagcctAGCTTGCTTCTCTCTTGTCTGCAATAAATGAGAAGTCTCAAAGTCCTAGAGACTTCAGACACCCTAGAAGTATGACGTACTGCACAAGTCTCAATCTATGTCAGAGATCCCTAAGGTACTGGAGGCCTTGAAGAATCTGGGGACACCAGAGATCTCAGAGATGGACCTAACTGCCACCTTGGTTAGACCCACGACTGATCTTTGGGGTTAGTTCTGGGAGGTAGGTTAGGAAGGGCTTTGCTAAGCCCCTGGCAGGGGAGCAGCCAGGCCAGTCTCTGCCCAGGCTTGGATGGAGGGCCAGAGGATGCTTAGACTGCCATGTACTAAGTCCTACAGATGATGCTGCTGAATGCCTACTCATTgcctcctttgatcttcacaatttcATAATCCTGTGGGATGAGTGGGACAGATACCTGAGAGATAAAGACCCAGGGGCTCTGAAGTCACACAGTTTGTGTCAAAGATGGCATATCTCCTGCAGAAGAGAAAGCTATTCACGTCTTCAAGCATGGGAAAAGTTTTCATGGCATTAATTTATATTATGCTGCTTGGTCCCAGAGGACACAAttattagctttaaaaaaatctgcaGCTAATTAATGTTAGCAGTATGGGGGGGGTGGAAAGAGGGTTCATTCTGGGACCTGATCCCACCTCCCACATTTGCTCCCGGTGTGTTCCTGGGCATGCTCTTTCCCTCTCTGAGACCTCAGTGTTCTCGTCTCTGACACCTCAAAGCTCCACTTCACAGCTGTGTTACCTCAGACTCTACCAAGCTCTAGGTTTGTACTTCTTCAATGGGCTCCCTGTGAAACGGCCCAACTCACCCAGCGCCAAGGCTGTGGGCACCTCCTGAACCTCCCTAGGGCCAGAACTGGGTCTGATTTAAAAAGTGCATGGGGGTTCTTCAGAGTTGTGGACTACACTGTACGGTGGTGGCCAGCACCTTTATTTGGGAACCTGATCTGAGATGAGGGGTTAAGGGGATCACGGGAAAAGGATCCCTAAGCTGGGAGAGTCACAGAATCTAAGCTGAGGAAGTTGGAAGGGAATTTCTGAGCTGGAGGGTCCTTGACTTGGGTTAAGGGTCAGGAGGAGGATTTTTGAGCTgggatgggaaggagaaaggaaatcctTGAGATGGGATGGGGGCCATAGGAAGGAGTCTCTGAGCTGTGATGGgggttaacaagcatttattaagtacttattgtgtGCAGGTACTCTGCTAAATGCTCTACAAACCTCTCTTTTGGCATGGAGTATTTTCTGCCTGGCTGCTTCTAGGGGACaggtggaaggagggaaagttAGTGCTCGTCAAGAAGGATGGAGTTGTGACGAGTAGGAAAGGGACAGCAAGccagatgggggtgggggtgggggggaggttCTGATCCCAATAACACCTGTGTCCAAGCAGGACTGCATTCCACAAACCACACCTAAGCCCAACCTGTTAGTGACGGCAGAAGGTGGGAGCACAGGGAAGGGGCCGAAGGAGGATCCTGGCGGTGGGAGTCCTGGAGATCAGAGAAGGAGGCAGCGGGTGGTGGAGGCTGGAGGGCAGAGACAAGTGAGCGGCAGCCAGAAGACGGTTCTTGCAGCTTGCCAGGGAGGGGGCAGCGTGGAGGGCAGAGGCCACTAGTTGGACCCAAAGGCCACTAGTCGGGCCCAGAGGCCACCAGTGAAAGTCAAAGGGGCTTCGGCGGCTTCCAGGGCTCAGTCAGAGGAGGTTGGCGACACTGGGGGTGGTTGGCAGCCGTCCAGAGATGCTGAAGATGCTGCTGCCCCTCAGTCCCCGGCCCCGACCTGAGCCTGCGGCAGTGGGAAGGAGGCAGCGGCCTCCGATGCCCGCTTGATACAGCAGCACTCCCAACAGCAGGAGGGCCCCCACGACGCCCAGGACAATGCCTGCAGTTAGCATGGTGGCCAGGGGCCGGGCCGGGCTGGGGCTGGGCCCGGGGCTGGTGGCGGGGGAAGCCGCCAGGCTGATCAGCACTAGGCCGCTGACCAGCAGCACCAGGCCGCTGACCAGCACCACGAGACTGTCTGCTCCTCCCCCGCTGCGCAGCAGGGCCACGTGCTGGGGCTGCCGGATACAGTTCATGTCCTGCACGGCAGAACCCAGGAGCTGCTTCACCAGCACCATCAGGGCCAGCAGGCAGAGCACGGTGCCCATGGCCAGGCGCCACTCGCCTGAGCGGCTACTGGTGGAGTAGAGCAGGGCCACCCCGCCGGCCCCACAGCCGGCCACCAGCCCCACGGCCACGGAGAAGCATAGGGCCGCGCGCCGGGGCTCCTGGGACCACCACAGCTCCACATACTCCTCCAGCGCATCTGGGGCTCCCGCCACACTCCCAGGCAGGGGCAGCCCCTGCTGCGGCAGGCCGGGGGCCGCTTCCAAGTGGGCCATCTGCTGCCCCGCAGCTGCAGCCAcctcagagctagaaaggactggTAGGGGCCCAGGGAGTCCGGGGAGACTTAGGGGGTTCAGGGACTTAGCTCATGGCTGCCTTCATGGCTGCCTCCACGGCTGGCCTAGACCCTCCACAGTCTGTAGCAGAGCCATTGTCACCTAGGAAGACAGAGACATACATGAGATCCGGGCTTGAGGCTCCTGAGAGGACCCACTTCCCCCAGATTCTCACTCCTGGGAAGGTCTCTGCCTTCTCTGCTCGCCATCCCTTCCCTGGCCCCTTTGAGATACCCCCTCCCCCAACAATGCCcctgcctcctcctccccttccatcCTCCCCGAGCCCCTTTCCCACCTTCCAGGATTCTGGCGTTCTGGCTCCTTCATGTTAAGCCCGTGGGGC
The Sminthopsis crassicaudata isolate SCR6 chromosome 4, ASM4859323v1, whole genome shotgun sequence genome window above contains:
- the TMEM125 gene encoding transmembrane protein 125 — encoded protein: MAHLEAAPGLPQQGLPLPGSVAGAPDALEEYVELWWSQEPRRAALCFSVAVGLVAGCGAGGVALLYSTSSRSGEWRLAMGTVLCLLALMVLVKQLLGSAVQDMNCIRQPQHVALLRSGGGADSLVVLVSGLVLLVSGLVLISLAASPATSPGPSPSPARPLATMLTAGIVLGVVGALLLLGVLLYQAGIGGRCLLPTAAGSGRGRGLRGSSIFSISGRLPTTPSVANLL